The sequence ATGATCGTAACCATAAGCATCGCAAGCGAGAGACAGGCTCTCAACCACTGGATGGTGATTTTCTAAATCAAGTTTCAACAAGACCATATAGGAAAAGGAAGCCTTTTGATAATGGATTTCCTTACAGGGAAGGAGATCCACAATCTGGTGAAACCTTGAAAAATCATAATGGGGCCTCAGAAAGAAACTTCTTTACGAGATCTGAAAAGAGACGCACAAACAGGACCCCATTTTCTATAGTTCCCATGGATTTGAACCAAAGAATTAGGGCAAACCAATCACTTATAGCTGAAGCTGGCCCTGTATTGGGTAGGGGAATGGACCCTCTCTCTTGGGGTTTGCACAATTCCAGGCTTGGCATGGTTGATGTCACAACTCCAATGGTCCAGTCTGGACCTGTTCCTTCTGGCCTGCTTGCAGGAAGGGGACTGGCAAACATTTCTAGTGCACACAGTGCATCATGGAATGCATTTGGAATGGTTCCAGGAGTACCAAATGGTGGGCTTGATGGACTTCGCCACTTAGGTTTACAGGGGGCATTGAGACAATCTATTAATCCAGCACTAAATATTGGCCTTCCTCGGCAACGTTGTAGAGACTTCGAGGAGCGTGGTTTTTGCTTAAGAGGTGATATGTGCCCAATGGAACATGGTGTTAATCGTATTGTTGTTGAAGATGTTCAGGTATTGTGTAAATATTTGTACTACTTTGGAGTTTCGAATACTTTGTCATTCGATATAAGTTTGTGTTTTTTCATTCAGACCTTTACTTGATTACAAATGTTAGAACTGCTTGATTAAATACTATCCTTGAAACTGCAGAGCCTTTCACAATTCAACCTCCCTGTTTCACTTCCTGGCTCACAGCTTCTGGGAACTTCTGGGAATGGAGCTTTACCTGTGATTAGCACTTCCTCCAGCTCATTAGCAAAAAACAAGGCTTTTCATGTCACAAGTGGCAGGCCTGGAATTACTGAAGATGGGTTGGGGCTGAATGGTGGTTTTGTGGGTGGCTCTGTGGCAGTGGGATCTGATGTTTATGATCCAGATCAACCTTTGTGGGCAAATAATAATACTGAAGCATCAGCATCACTACTAGCAGTTAATGGATCAAATGCTGGTGTTAAAGAGTCCTCTTTGGATATAGACACGTCTGGTCAGAAACAAATTGAATCATATGAAGGCTATGATGAGAAACCGATTAGAAGTGCTTGCACTTCTGTATCTCAAAGTTTGTCTGGTTGGGGAAAACCAGCTAGTTCAAAAAAAAGATTCggcaagaaaaatataattgattCTACAGGGACATCATCTAGTTCTATTGATCGGGATATCAGAAGCGAGGAGGCAGCCATTGTTGGTCTTCAAGCTGTTTCCCAAGGAAAAGGAATCAATGCAGATGACAATGCTTCACAAGTTAAGGAATTGTCTCTAAAGCCACGGAGAGATTCAATATCTAATGTTCGGAAACCATCTCAGAAAGCGATTCGGACTCTATTTGTTAATGGCATTCCTCTAAAAGATAACAGGAAGGAAGCTCTTCTTTcacattttcagaaatttgggGAAGTCATTGATATTTATATTCCAATGAACAGTGAGCGGGCTTTTGTTCAATTCTCGAAAAGGGAAGAAGCAGAAGCTGCGTTGATGGCACCTGATGCGATTATGGGCAATAGGTTTATCAAGCTTTGGTGGGCAAATCGAGATAATACTATTGATCATGGAATAAGTGGCAACAGTGGTTTGCCAATAATGTCTCGAAGAAAGATAGATGATCCTGCTCCCAATGGGAGAAAAGAAAATCTTCATGCTGCAGGTGGCAAGGACAATAATGCTCATCCTTCTGTTGCCCAAGTGCCAATCTATGATCATCTCAAACCCATGGCTACTAAAGTTTCCAAAACCCCTCCGCAGCAAAAGAAATTAGAGAATTTAGAGCTTTTGAAAGAACTTCGTAAGAAGCAAGAGATGCTTGATCAAAAAAGAAATGAGTTTCGGCTTCAGTTAGACAAACTTGCGAAACAAGTAAGCCGGATTTATTTTAGATTAATCTAGaggaaataaatattcattttggACCGGCAGTGCTACTTTTGTAGAATTTCTTCTCCTTACATATTAAGTTTCTAATGTTCTTTACTTCTGAAGCTGACAGATGTCTTATATTTAGAGCGTTTGCTAGGCCGAGTCTCTAGTTTTAGAGCTTGTAAATGAGTAGAGGTATGGGTGAATATGGGGGTTTATGAGTGTATTAGAGTAGTTGGGGAGCCGTGTAATCCTAGGGGATTGGCTGTGAATTTGATTAGCAGGTTCCCTCCGCCAGTTGCAAAATTTAGTATAAAAACTGTGGGATAATGgagaatttttttagaaaagaaATGATATATCTCAGACAGTGTGTCCTTTATCGTGTTTTCTGCATTCATTTGAATTACTATTTTCCTTCTTGATAAGTGATTGAATTCCACatctaaaatattattcaacTTCTAATATCGGTCACAACTATCTTGCCACTCTCAATTTTTCATTCTTTTGCAGTCTGTAGGTGTCAAAGATTTGACAGTATCAGAGGCCTTTAAAAGTCTTGAAGGTGAAACACTACCTGATGATGCAAAAACTGAAACTACCAAGTCACCTGTTACCCACGTAATTGCTGAAAACACTAGATCTGCTGAACATGCAGTACAACATACTACCACGTCAAAACCTACTATTCTGCAGCCATCAAGCTTGAGACAAATTCGTCAACCTGCTCTGCTAGGGACACCATTTGTAGGAAACAGATTTAAGTTGGACAATCGCCCAACAGCATTCAGAATTATTGCGCCATTACCAGCTGGACTTACAAATGTAATTTCCAGAACTCTTatcatattttgaaattttccaTTGTTTTGCCTTTGTTCAATCGAGCTGGCTGAACAAATGGCCACAAACATACTTCATCTTGAGGACTGTACATGGTAATTCTAGCCAAATTTATTCGACCACGATTGTTATTGTTACTTTCTGTTGGATTTGGAGGCCAAGGAGAGGATTATAGAGATTATTTTTGCCTTTTGCCTTTTGCCTTTTGCCTTTTGCCTTGTCCACTTCCATGGCGTTATTAACATTGAGCTTCTTTTTGTTAGGTTGCTACATTGAAAGAACACTTCTCTACTTACGGTGATCTTTCTTCAGTGGAACTGGAGGAGTCGAAGCTTCAAAAGATCAATGATAATTCAGTACTATCTGATGTTTCAGCTCTTATTTCTTTTACAACAAGGCGTACTGCTGAGAGGGCATTCTTGAATGGTAAATGCTGGCAAGATCACAATTTGCAGTTTATGTGGCATTCGTCTACTAATTCTGGAAGAGAGGGAGGCGATGCTGGTAATCCTTCAGCTTCTTCTAACATGCCTTCAGATGCTAATGCTCATGTCCAGCCTTACAGAGATGCTACCTCGATTCATTCTCAGAAAAGTGATGCCTCGGGGTGTAGTGAACCGGAGAACCAGACAAAAGGAAGTGATGCAGACTCTGTGGAAAAGGGTGAAGATTTTCAGCCTGTTACAACCTTGGTTTCGAGCGAAAACAATGCATCATGAAGTTTATGCCTTGGAAGTTGGTTTAAGTTTGTACAGCAAGTTAAATTTCGTATCAGATGAATATGTAATCCTCAAGATTTAGTTGCTGCTGGACTATcttcagttttctttccttatttttggaaaatttaagAGAAATCTCTGATGACGAAACTGCTAGCCATCGGCAACTCTTGGTAACTTGTATTCGTTGTGTTATttccattaatttttttggcgGCGTGGATTATAATTATAAACTTCTCTATGATAGGCGTCTGGTTTTGTTACCTTCTCTTGTAATCTGATAGGATACGCTGTATATGCTATTCAAAGTCTAATTTCCTCATCTTATATCAAGTATTGATCTACACTGTATTAGAAGATTTAATTTCTATACATACGATGCAATAAAGCATTACTAATTCTGAATAAACACATCTATGTAAGCTATCAATATCCTTCGGTTTTGATATTTTCTAATCATCAGGCAAATTTGAATGTAGCCAGCCTTAAAAGCCATTGGTGACAATGGTATGGCTGACTATAGTAAATAAAATCTCCCAACATTAACGCATCTTCTGCCGGCAATACATAAATTTacagaaaaaaattatacataaaaatattgaatgCGAAAACAAAACCCCTAAGCCCATGgtattaagtaaaaaaaaatgaattagtTATGTTCACGTAAAATGCATGTTTGCAAGTCTCAGCTGCTTGTCCACGGGTAAATATTCTTTCAACAATATACTCGTGCGATGCAGCAACCGCAATAAGACATCCGCAGTGTCATTCTCGCTCCTGTCAATCTGTAAATAGTCGGCACTCTCTCTATGCGTGACCCAATCATGAATCCTCTCCGTTGATGTCCATATGTAAGAAGCTACAGATTCCGCAGCCATCTCCCAACCTGTTCCCGATAGGAGAGCGGAAAGGGTGATGGGCAGGTCACTCAGTACACTTACCTTATCAGCAACCAAAATGGGCATGTATTTGCAGCAGCTGCCACATAACAAACCTAGAAACCTTAATGCCTGCATAAAAAGGAAACCCACAAAGTGATCGCTATAGTTAGCCACATTCTTTTCTGCGTTATATCGACCCAGCTCGTGGACTGCAAAGGGTTACTTTTCCTAAGATTAGAGTTTTATGCTGAAACGGGTGCAATGGTCTTTTGAGTTTTCATATGCTAAGGCGTACAATGTGTGATTTCTACACGTTTTGAGAGCTAGACAGAAAGTACACTCCGGTTGTCTCTGGTTACACAGAATCAATTGAAGTACATCTAATCATTGTGCACAACCATCCAAAAAAACTAGCAAAACTAACTTGAACGGAAGGAGAGGAAATGGAATCATAAAAAATCTAAAGAGAAAAACCAAGTAAAATTATAACCCTCCATTTTAGATATTAGGACACCTTCCCTCCCCCcattggaaaaataaaaaattatagctaGGACAACCAGAATTTTGTATAATACAATAAGCTCAACGTGGCAAACTCCAGGAAAGGAAGAGGAGAAAAGGTAGAGGAGCAACATTAAGGAAATCCTATGAAGGTTCCACGCTTCCAGTCGTAGTGCAAGTTCTCAACATGAACACACATTTGATGGACACATGCTACGTATGATTAAATGTGCATATGTTGATGTGGCACGCACAATGTAGTAGGTATAGAAATGAAAGCGTGTCAAATCAGATTTGGTAATTACTAAAATTATACTAGTCCTTAacaagattttattattattcactctgaaagatcttctgctATATCTCCAATATATTTTTACTTATAAAACAAGGTAATAATTGTATtctgaattaaaagttttggcTCCTTTGTCATCTGTGTCTCTGGGATTTTGTTTTGTTGCATTCTTCAAACACTGTATTTTAACTATTATtcaaaattcaacaaaagatgaaaatggaataccattttctttaaagCGACAATGTTTAACTCGATTGCAAAAGGCAATGGATTTATTTGGTTCATACCGTGGAAGGGTGACTTGTCACACAGAGAATTTCAGCAGTATCAACTAGCCATTGTCTTCTAACATTTTCTTCTGTGTCTTGCAAAGTTACAGCGATTTCTACCAGAATATTCCAGATAACTGCAATTTCAAGACTTTAGTAAGTCTACTGGCGTGGATCCTAAGAATGTAgcattatttaatttgataatcaGCAAACTAACCTTCTGAATCAGTGTCCAATATAATAGCTTTCCATTTTGCAAGCTCCAACAGAGGAACGGAACCATTTCGAACTAGCGCCGCTTTAGCCTGAATctttttcaaagttttcaaaTCTCTGTTcttttctttgaaatttgaatcCAAAACCTGTaggagaaaaattatttgacagTTCCAAGCTATGCGGTTTTGCAATAACAATTAGAGCTGCAGAAGCTTAAAAATAACAAGGGAAACGGTACCATCAAAAGATTTGATAGCCAACTTTGCCGAGCCTTCCCCAGGCATCTAATTGCTTCGGCCCATTCCGCACTGGAATTACTATGATATAATCCAGTATCAGTCAAGTGAGACGACGGCAACATTTCAAATAGAACCTCCATACAATGCTCCAAAGTATATGCATAGTCATGAGCCTCTAAAGCAGATTTGTTTAAACACAGATACAATCCCTTCCAGCATAAAACTCTTAACGAGACTTTCTGTGCTTGGTTATATTGATCAGAAGACACAAACCACAGTATGAAGGCAGCTAGATCATCAAAGAGCTTTTCTAGTCTAGAAAAAGAGAATATCTTCAACAGGGCTCCCAGGTGCAAGAACACTAGTGACTGCAGATTTGACTCAAGTGTCTTCAGTCTTGGCAGATCAGATAGTTCATCGAGGAAGCCAAGGAGAGAATCAAATTGGTTTGCATGTGATAAAGAAAACAGGAAACATTCCTCCCTGAGTGTTCTCCTCGAGGCTAAATTTCTTGAAGGCACTTCGGCCACCTGATCACTATATTTCATGCATCGTCTGATGACTGCACCCCAATCCAATGATGGCAATCTTGGAGCATGTGAAAGACATCGCAAAGCACAAGCAACTGTGCTGATATTAGTTCTGGTACCAAGCTAAAAAACATTACAAACAAAGTGAGAGCTGATTAGAAATTAGTATTTGTTGCCCCAACTTGTAAACGTATGAAATCACAATGACAGACGACACAAAGCACAAGCAATTGTGTTGATATCAATTCTGGTACCAAACtgttatatatgtgtgtgtgtgtatcaaACCAAAATGATGGCAAATCagtaatttattctttattttcgaaattgtaAAACTTTAGAACGAAAGCCTACCTCGGGATAATTCACATTTATCAGCCACAAAGACAGTTTCATGACCAAACTATCTTCAGCTAAGCCCTGAGGAATGGACTTGTGAACACCAGATTGGTTATGCACAGCAATCTCCTCATATGAGGTTTCTTCAGTAAAGACATAATGCCTGAGAAATGTGACTGTCCACGATGCATAATGCTGCAATCGAGGATCATCAGAATTCTGAGCCACAAGAAATATTTCTTGAATCAGTGTGAGCAATTCCTGCTCTAGAACCAGATTCGAAAGCAGCGGACCCAAGGCATAAGAAGATTCCTGCCAGGAAATATAATATCAACCCATTACAAACACAATAAACGTGTTTTGACTCCATTTCCATATATGCCTACAGATGCTATTTACCTTTTAGAAATCAAAATGATAACTTCCCAGATATTAAGATGTTTAATTGGCTATGGGTGATAATCACATTCAAAAATAGTATATTCCATCGCTCAAATTCATGCGCCAGAAGCTTCTTTTGACATCCACTAGGAAAACCATATAGCACAAGGGTATGGGCGTGGGCGTGGGCGTGGGCGTGTGCGCAAGTAAATCTTTTGTAGCCgggaaatatttaattttacccAGGTTAAGTTGCAAATTTTTTtaccatatattttaaaaaggaAGGGCATATAATGTATCCTCtaagaaattataaaaataacatgAGTGACTTGAGTTGGCAACCTTTTGGCTAAATGTGGTATGCAAGGAAGGTAAACGATAATGTGGAATCAGTATTCCAGCACCAGCCCCTAAAGCGTTTACAACTCCAAGCATTCCTCCTAGATGAATAATTGGAGGGTGAGGACTGGAGTAAGTTCTCCTAAATAATGCCAGCAAACCTTTAACAGGCTCGACTTCTAACGAGTGCACCCCCGCATTTAAAATGATAGAAAGAAGACTTCCAGCTCCTACACAAGATGCCATCAACAAGTATTGGTGGAAGGTATCAGATAATTCAACAGATAGCAGTTCAGAGATTAGCTCCATGAAGCCATTCACAATATGGACCAACTCAATGCGATCGATCAATTCAACCCTTTGGCAGAAAAGTACTATAGATGGAATCGCAAGACATGCTCCTACAGATAGCATTTGCCAACCTGTTTCACTTACATCTGACTTAGAGAACGGGAAATTCGCACTAGGAATAATCCATGAAAAGATCAGATCTTTTAAATAACAAATTGCATCATGAGCGCCGGCCCTGTATAATGCACCAAAAGAATTCCCCAAACCAATGATAGGTCCGGCAATACCCCATATGTCCTCCAGATCCAGACTATCAGAATCCTCTCTCAGAAACTCAACAGTATCAGGTCGGGTGGAATCATCTGTTCCAAGAGGAAAATATGAAGCTAGCTTTTCAAGAATATGAGCTGAAGATCCAGTAAACTGGCATATCATCTGGACTAAGCTTCTAAGGATTTTCCTCAACAAATCGGTTTCCTGCTTATTGAATGTGTTATTTTCGTGTTGAGTATTAGATTCAGAATTGACTCTAGTCAGTAGATCTTGACACGAGAAACCCAATCCAGTTCCACAAGCCCCTTTCACAAGGGTGCTCTTGCTAACAGATGCCACCTGTAAAATAACAAACCAAAGCTAACTGTATCACATCCAAGTTAACCCAGCTAAATAGAGATATAGTTCCAATTTCAAAGAATAACAGGATCACCATCCAAATAAATTGACATCGAAATTGCGGTAACCATACATGATTCATGCATCTAACATGTAAAAAAAAGATTAGAGGGTTCAGAAAGGAGATTCAGTGATTCTGCCAAAAAAAGGAACCCAATGAATAGATTTTTCAACGACTTTTCTGATTGGAACGAGTGACACActttcaattaaaaattttatatgcatAATGAATAATGCACCACAACATTTAACATATTAAGCAACAAGAATGTTGCAAAATCATAAATGGTGAAGCACAAAAATCCAAGTTTCTAAGTCAGACCATTCTCAGTCACAGCTAAGCCTCATTGGTTTCTTACtgcaaataatacaaaatattaagCTCCAAACCTCAATGAGTGCATTGATATTTTCAAACTTTTGCTTGTGATCAGTCACATGCAGGCAACATGATATCAACCCAAGAGAAATTGCCGCCGACCACTGGCGATGTTCATGCTCATACTGAGATAGCCAATTGAGCAAGAACTTTGAAGCTACTGACTTGATGGTGTGTGCAGAAGGTGGTAGTACCTACGTCAGAAAATAGCAGTCAGGGATCCATATGATATGTGACAAAGTATGTATCTTAAAGCACAACATAATAGACTTAATTTAAATCAACTTGTGATGTCATTATAATTCTTGGATATACCCATCATATGATTTGGATCTCCCCCAAAGTTCCTTGCATAGCTCGTAAGTTCTGTAAAGATATAAAATTAATCCTCCCCACAAACTTACCTTGAGCACTCTGAATTAGTATAGGAGCTAGAACAGCCATTGggatttaaatttataattatttgcaGTTGACTCAATTCCTAATTTCGTTTAACACTGAAACTCTTCTAATCATTTTACTATACTGAATTCCATCTACAATCTACATTAGAAAAAATAAGTTCCTGtttcatgaaattattttagatGAGCAAAGCAGCACAGAGAATCCATGACCGGTTCTTAGAATCATGAAAAGCATCGATGTTTCTGACCGTAGGCAAGGAACGGTCAGAAACATGATAAGAATGATCCATGTGGTGAAAAGAAACAGATGATTATATGGTATAGATGATCGAATTTCTATGTTAATCACCAGACAAAAAGCTCCCAGTGCAAGAGCCATATTCTCAGCGGATTGAGGGTTTGCTGATTCAGCTAACCTTGTTATAACCTGCatgattatgattaaaaaattcaaattaaaactTTTTCAGAAAGCCATGAATTAAAGCAAACGACAACCATAAAAGGACAAAAAGTATACTAAACCTTCAAAATATAATCACCAGCCTTCAAAGTTTTATCTGGCACTGTATGCGCCTTTGCCTCGAGTACCATGATGCCTGACCTAATCCATCTCAACATAAAAGGTTTCCAAGATTGCAAAGAGAAAAGTGCAAGCAAGATATTCCTCGAAAGCTGAAGAGAGGCAGCTATTTCCATGGTTGCATCCTCATATACAGCATGCACATCCTGTTGTCCCAGTGCACTGGTGCTCAAAGGCcagtaaattcaaaaataatgtaaacaTGACACAACAAACTTGTTTTCTTACTTTTTGGTGAGTCCTATCTTTGGGAGTAGGGATGACAAGTAAAGCTGCACCAGGCAATTCTTTAGCCCTGTGGTTACTACCTGTAATAGAAATAATGATGGTAGCAAGAATGTACATATTTGAATCCAAACATATATTTCAGAATTAAAAATGTCAGTCATAATTACTTGAACATTGAAACTCAATGTGTGAAACATCATTGTCaaaaattagaatttgaaattgATTGAGAAGAATGGACTAGAAAGCAACTCGATTCTTTAGAAAAGTTGATAGAAATAGCATCGCGTGAATACACTAACCGGTAGGTTCTTAGGTGTTTGAATGTGTCAATGCATCAGGCAATGAGCAAAGATGGATAATAACATCATTCCACAAAACATTAAGATAATATAATTTACAGAACCAATTGGTTCGTACCTGAAGTAAATATAACGTCAGGGACAACATCTAACAGCTTAACGATTTTGTTTCCAGAGACCCTTCTCTGCTTTACAAATCTTTGTCTTGTGctgcaaaaatataaaaaatatcgatGTGAAAATTTTATAGTTTCTATCAAAAAAGTTAGATAGCAAAAATGGTATCATCTAACATGtgttcatgatttataattttgaCTTCAAATTCTTCCACTGCTTTCAGTAATTCAGGGTTAGCCTGAGAAATGAGCAATTCCATGTTCCTGCTGCTGAAATCTGGTATGCTATTCTGAATATGCACCCCCTGGTTAAAAGGGGCATGTTAAGagccaaaaattttaaaatattgaaaagcAAGGACAAATATATAAAACCCTGATATCCACTTAAATTATAACGATAAGTTCTAAAAGAACCGTAAATGCCCTAGTGCCATCATTTTGCTTCCAGATTCAGTAACAATATATTCTGCCAAACAACGTAATAATAATATAGTACAAACAACTAACTGATCCATGGACACATTCAAAAAACCCAAAGCCTACCTCATACTGCAATAAAGCAGCAAAGGCAGCTTCTTGAGCAAAAGTCCACAAAGAACTCTGACTAACTTCTCTATAGGTTACAATACTCCACAATATGTTCACAACACTTGTAGCAGCTCCAGGATATGCATCAGCATCCATTGACCCCCACTTCAGAAGCAGAGAAAGGCTAGAGAGTGAAAAAAGTATTGGAACATTAGAAGTAACTTCTCATGGTATCTGAAGAGAACTTTATCAGGAATAAATCCTACATCAGGCTAACAGCAGAAGAAACTGAAAATTTCTCAAGATATATGAACACACCTAAAGGGCAACtgaaaaaatattcatattattGCACTTCTCCAAGAATATCCAGAATGAGAGACATTTTGAAGACAGCACTAAAATAAGTAAATAATGCCCACGAAATATGAAGGTAGATACGAGTGAAACACAACAAAGAGTACATCAGTACGGTAAATCGATAACTGACAGGCCTCAATAAAAAAACTTAATGTAACTCATAGAAGTCTATTAGCATAACTATTTAGGGTCAGTTACACATGTCTTATCCATGTAGTTACTAGTTACACATGTCTTATCCATGTTTGTAGTTACATCAAAAAATCCGAGCCCTAAATTATTAGAATCATTCACAATAATTTGTATTCCTCAAATCCGTTGTCTAAACTCATGTAatgaaaaaacacaaaaaagagATGCATGCAAGAACAAATGGCTTGAAGAATTAAGGTCATTAAAACCTTCTTCAAGATAAACATCTGAGCTTATAGTTATGCAATATTTCTCTACATTGTGCTAAACAAATTGTACAAAGAGACATTATGTCTAAAATCAGGCCTGATGGCATATTCAAAcctcattttatttaaaaaaaaaacctttaagAAACAAAGGGAAAGAAGGAAATAAACTCGAGGAGAAGAGTTCAACCAATGGAGGAGCTAACTGCCCACACTTGGCCCaaaaaaatgtgtgtgtgtgtgtgtattataatttttagacCCAAAAATTTTGCTAATATTATACGTCTAGCTCCCCGTACCAAACccaaaaaacaacaatttttttcttaataatttatagactcaaattttatattcaaattttaaaatttttacccACTATACTAACCAGATAGATTGTTAATCCTCTACACAGTGTTTTCTCCTCATGAGTCATTAATTTCATACGCTTTGATTAACAGTCATTCCAATTCATATTAATCATCTTCCATATTCTCTACAAAATCCAGAATTTCATCAAAATTTAGGTTCGATTTTTCCTTCAATATTCTTCAATCGTTCAATTGTTTTTTAAAGTATGTGTCTTTTTTGCGATCGGGAATGAATTCATGCATATTTTTTAACTGTAGGGTTTATATTTTCTATCAGATTTTGTTTTGATCGTGGGTTCTGTACACGTTCTTCGTCATTTTTCCAATGTTTCCCATCAACTAACAAGTGTTTTTGGCTGTGTAGCTTGTGTTCGAACCTTATGACACGTTATTTAAGGCTGTCAATTAACCGATGTCCTTTTTCTTGCTTTATTAATTACTGTATATTGTTGCCTACACTGAACCACAATCATGGCTCCGCCCCTGAGTTCAACTCATACTTTTTCAAACGGAGTCCTAAACATATGCTCAAAAGATCAATCCAAAGGCCAACAGTTGCTTTTGAATTGATTTAAATCTTAAAGTTCAACATAATGCAACTAGAAAAAGAACGTGCCGGAGTG comes from Primulina huaijiensis isolate GDHJ02 chromosome 5, ASM1229523v2, whole genome shotgun sequence and encodes:
- the LOC140976100 gene encoding protein RST1, encoding MESYAPLLEKTRIPQPSLQRLAVISIFEKIRSAPLSDAGVDAINHCLHSASPAVVEQSTRELCRLVKDSKFDISNALLEIHSALEASSSPQFRCVFIKAIGFLARFGFQEKPSSFKFHSSEIHPFVKILSCGNEVQCELVKQVVLFILKCKHLGMEAVCEFLGPFLNYLVVKVPVMGHSSAFVRSLFSTILAFCCSFPQEAIPIVNLLSERLKYFSCKNAEEVANISYVVECLVDAYLVVLRQLVGMRSLVREAQLCGLALVEAILLLHTDFRNCSGGVEKNLDASRRLLGVQKELNLNYMAEFSSVMLSLFPILVQSELEHEQYPVLQLVLFLLRWKNEREYDMNAVTSELTEEILFIFPVLAFVSSPSRCVKQIASDILSILGKTATALLIAPKKKPAGQWKQQSITTPGHLMFRFLRNLWFEDKSLSLGLVYINLFSNRKAYTNEEQNRLKTWSSSVREYCVGIIEKRKQSATIAHSGGSFLTEMPLVLCAIASVFLLHQRGDSVIDLLAIGSSLEPKLGVPLLLAILFYSHIFSSKDKDNDAHDMLLKLLGLLPSLASHSAMTPLVVQILLPMLNKDVNPVIKATAVRMICKTWAINDRVFGTLHESLHQNGLRQFASERSICISIAVSILDVCKQNPDRGVDLILSVEACIENRDHLVRSLGFQSLACLCEADVIDFYTAWDVIEVHARNYLGNALVAHGLSLLLKWGSMDADAYPGAATSVVNILWSIVTYREVSQSSLWTFAQEAAFAALLQYEGVHIQNSIPDFSSRNMELLISQANPELLKAVEEFEVKIINHEHITRQRFVKQRRVSGNKIVKLLDVVPDVIFTSGSNHRAKELPGAALLVIPTPKDRTHQKDVHAVYEDATMEIAASLQLSRNILLALFSLQSWKPFMLRWIRSGIMVLEAKAHTVPDKTLKAGDYILKVITRLAESANPQSAENMALALGAFCLVLPPSAHTIKSVASKFLLNWLSQYEHEHRQWSAAISLGLISCCLHVTDHKQKFENINALIEVASVSKSTLVKGACGTGLGFSCQDLLTRVNSESNTQHENNTFNKQETDLLRKILRSLVQMICQFTGSSAHILEKLASYFPLGTDDSTRPDTVEFLREDSDSLDLEDIWGIAGPIIGLGNSFGALYRAGAHDAICYLKDLIFSWIIPSANFPFSKSDVSETGWQMLSVGACLAIPSIVLFCQRVELIDRIELVHIVNGFMELISELLSVELSDTFHQYLLMASCVGAGSLLSIILNAGVHSLEVEPVKGLLALFRRTYSSPHPPIIHLGGMLGVVNALGAGAGILIPHYRLPSLHTTFSQKESSYALGPLLSNLVLEQELLTLIQEIFLVAQNSDDPRLQHYASWTVTFLRHYVFTEETSYEEIAVHNQSGVHKSIPQGLAEDSLVMKLSLWLINVNYPELGTRTNISTVACALRCLSHAPRLPSLDWGAVIRRCMKYSDQVAEVPSRNLASRRTLREECFLFSLSHANQFDSLLGFLDELSDLPRLKTLESNLQSLVFLHLGALLKIFSFSRLEKLFDDLAAFILWFVSSDQYNQAQKVSLRVLCWKGLYLCLNKSALEAHDYAYTLEHCMEVLFEMLPSSHLTDTGLYHSNSSAEWAEAIRCLGKARQSWLSNLLMVLDSNFKEKNRDLKTLKKIQAKAALVRNGSVPLLELAKWKAIILDTDSEVIWNILVEIAVTLQDTEENVRRQWLVDTAEILCVTSHPSTALRFLGLLCGSCCKYMPILVADKVSVLSDLPITLSALLSGTGWEMAAESVASYIWTSTERIHDWVTHRESADYLQIDRSENDTADVLLRLLHRTSILLKEYLPVDKQLRLANMHFT